DNA from Roseimicrobium sp. ORNL1:
GGTGCTGGCTCCGTCGCAGGTGGCGCAGGCGGAGGCGTTACGGTGGCGCGCACGGATTCGATGAGGAAGCCCTCGTCACCTTCATCCGCGGCGGATTGAAAATGCGCGTAGCTGATGCCGTGGCGGGATTCGCGGGAGAAGCTCAGCGTGCCGGTGGCGGGCTGGCCATCGATGAGTACCTCGCACTTCGCGCCCTTGATGCACTCAGCCCATTTGAAGGTGAGGGTGTGCCACTGGCCGGGGGTGAGCTTCACGCCTTCCACATTCGTCGTGCCGTCGCCTTTGATCTGCAGGCTGCCCATGGCCAGCGTATGAGCGCTGGGGTCGGTGGGATTCAGCCAACGGTCGATGAGCGAGAGGCGTGCACCGGCGGACTTTTCCTGGAGGCGCAAGCGGACCTCAAAGCTGCCCGCGGGTGCGGCGGGGAAGTTCCACACGGCGCCTGCGTTCGCGTACATCGCATTGCCATCCGCCACGCGCTTCACCAGCAGGGCCTGCTTCTCCGCGCTGTCGGGATGCGGCACGAGGGCGCAGGACTCGAAGCGGTTCAACGCGCAATGGCCGCGAATGCCACGCTGGAAGCCCTGCACGGACCAGTCTTCGAGGGCATTCGCGAAGTTGTTGCTGCGTTCCTTTTCCTCCAGCCAAGCAGGATTGAAGAGAACCAGCGAGCGGTGCAGCCAGTGCTGGCCCAGTGCCACGAGCACACGACCCTCGGCAACCTCCACGGCTTGCGACTGATGCACGCTGCGGTCGATGCCGCCAGTCTCGGCGTAGCGTCGGTCATTGCGCGCGGGATTCAGATAGAGCTCACGGAAGCCATGCCATGTCTTTCCATCGTCACTCGAAATGGCGGCGTGGATGACATCGCGATTGTTAAACATGTCCTCGCCCTGCCCGTCATTGGCGCGACCCAGATAGGGTGCGGTGGCGGTGTTCTTCACGAACTCGGGCAGGGGCGTCGTGTTGTTCCAGAGGAAGAGGAGATTTCCATTTCTCAGCCGCTTGATGGTCGGCATGGTGAGCGTGCCGAAGAAGGCCGAGGGCTGCGGCTCGCTCCATGTGGCGCCGCCATTCTCGGAGAAGGACTCGTAGTGCGTGTCCTGCGAGGTGCGGAAAATCATCCACACGCGTCCGTCCTTCAGCTCCACAAACGTGGGCTCGTAGCCTTCATTCTGCCAGCGTACGGACTTGTCGCGGCCATTGGGCTTGTGCGGAGGTGCGGACACAAGGTTGGAGCGCTGCCACGTTGCGCCCTCGTCATCCGAGTAGATGGCACCCACCTGATTCAGGAAGTCCGGCTCGAAGCGCCGCATGGTGGTGAAGGGCACGAGGATGCGCTTCCCCTCGCGGATGAACACCGCAGGACGCGTGAGGCCAATCTCCGGACTGCGCACCGGCGTTTCCCAGATGCGGTGCATGGTCCACTGCGCATCCATGCCGCCCTTCGAGCGGATGGCATACACGCCGTCCTCCTTCGAGAGGAGGCGCACGTATTCATTCGTCACCGGACTGCGCGCATCCGCAGCCATGTGATTCGGAGCCACGGACTTGCTGTCCCAGGTGAGGCCGTTGTCCAGGCTCACGATGTAGTTCTTCGGCAGATGGTCCGGTTGGTGATGCAGCAGGATGCTCACCTGGTCGCCATAATCATAGTGACGGATCTCGCCATTCACCAGGCGCACCAGGCCATACCCAGCATCCGTGGGCGGACGCCCCACCCACACCGGCGCATTCACCTCCGCGATGGTGGCGGGCACTTTCGCGGGGAACACCAGCGCGGGATTCGCAGCGGTAAGCAACACGGGAGTGCTGAGCAGGCTCATGCTCAGGCTCGCAAGCAGGAGGGCAAGGCTTCGTGATGTGGACGTGGGCAGCATCATGGGAATTTCCGGGGTTGAGTAAGGCGAAACTTTGCCTCATCAACGCCCGGAAGGCACAGCCTTTTCTCCCACCGTATCGGTGTTTCCGGTGAATCCGGGGCCACCCGCCCCGACGTAGCCACGGCTCGCGCCGGACCCATCCTGGCTGACCCAGAAGGAGTAGAGGCTGCCCCGGGTGAGTTCGAAGTGGAACTTCACGGGCTTGCCGCGCACGGCATCGAGGTTCGCCGCGCCTTTCCACTTCAGCTCAGCGCAAGTCTGGCTTCGTCTGACCAGTTCGCAGTTTTCCCTGGTGAAGGGCGGGATGGGCTTGCCCGTTTCATCGAGAATATCTGCCGACAATGCCCAGGCATCGGTATTCACAAAGAGGTGCCGTCCATTGAAGGCGACCTTCTTCGTTGTGAGATTTCCGAGTGCATCGCCCGCATCCATGGAAGCAAAGCCATCGCGTCGCAGTGTAGCCACACCTACCGTGGCGCCCGTGTACATGCCGCGCACGCCATTCGGGGCGATTCCGGAGTAGGCGGTAAAGGGGAAGTAGAGCTTGTCACCAATCACCGCACACACACCCGTGGTGCCGTGGATGTAGCCGCGATCATACGTCCCGTCCTTCTGCGAAGCGCCGATGAAGGCGCGGCGGTCCGGGCGATGCCAGTGGAAGCCATCTCGCGAGAAGCCCAGCTTGATCTCGGTGATCTTGGGGAACTTGCCCTCGTCACAAATCTTGTTGTCCGGGCCGAGGTGGATGTAGAACTCGCCGAGCAGGATGCTCTCATACGCCACCGCATTGAGCGAGTAGAGCTGGGGTGCATCACCAATCTTTGGGTCTGCTTCATCCAGGCGGTCCGCGTTCGTCCAGTACACGGACTTCTTCCAGTCGCCCTTCATGAAGTCACGGCTCTCGGCGTAATAGCGCGAGCGCCCATGCGGGCCACCCTGCTTGATGCTGTACACCCACGCGTGGCGGAAGGGATTGTAGAAGATGGAGCAGTAGTCGGCGGACTTCTCCATGGGCACCGGGTCAGACCACTTCACGCCATCGGAAGTCTGCAGCGTGTGCGGGCCGCGGTCGGTGAGGTACTTGATGCGTTCCTTGGGATTCTTCGCGTTGATGTCGAGCCACACGGAGTTGTCACCGCCCACGGCCTTGCGACCGGGAGGAAGGAGGAGATTGCCACCGGCGAGTTTCAGGTCGGGACGAGTCCAGTTGATAAGGTCCGGGCTGGTGGCAACTGCCAGACCACCACGCCATCCGGCGGTGTAGAACATCTTGAAAAGATTCTCCTGCGGCTCCCAGAACACACCGCCGTGACCGAGGTAGCACACGGCCTGCTGATTCCCATCCGCACCGGTGGGCGCGAGTTCGAAAGGCGTCTCCGGCTTGAAGACAGGATTGCCTTCATACTTCTCCGCCTCGTGGTAGGTGCGCTTCAGATTGGTCTCCTCGATGAGGAAGTCATCCACGAAGAGCTGGCGACCGAAGGTGATGGGGATGACGTCCGGCTTGTTCTTGTCCTCCAGCCACGGCACGGTCATGGGTTCGAAGGACTTCGGGTCCTGCGTCTTCGGCGGCCACTCGCCGGGATTGCGCAGACCGTTGTAGGTGACTTCACCGATGGTCGTTCCGAGCGCCTTGCTCACGAGCATCTTCGTCTGCGAGCCGGGGGACACCAGCTTGCCTGCGAGGATGTCCTCCTCCGTGAAGCGGGCCATGAGAATTTCGCGCTCCTTCGCGCGCTCGCGGTCGTGGAT
Protein-coding regions in this window:
- a CDS encoding sialidase family protein, producing MKTFARLSFHLQLPLLCLTASLLPHASTLVAADEDDGLAVPKRIRDMAMEPSFINTNPGPEYSDEQRDYAMVIGMDRTQKGRLWAAWVAGGDSDLGYFVLGSSDDNGATWSKPRLVIDPPEAPTGLRKRILVGNLWTDPTGKLWLFYDQSMGYYDGRAGVWAITCDNPDAETPIWSKPRRIWHGLTLNKPLVLKNGEWLLPISLWGRGNINPPELRDAHAELDDMRMAHLFVSKDQGATWTRRGGVAVPQTQFDEHMFVELNDGRLWMLVRTNYGIAETFSSDQGATWSEPQPSTLQNPSARFHLRKLASGRILLVKNGPLNERTGRTLMTAYLTEDEGKTWKGGLVIDERNGVSYPDGFQAPDGTINIIHDRERAKEREILMARFTEEDILAGKLVSPGSQTKMLVSKALGTTIGEVTYNGLRNPGEWPPKTQDPKSFEPMTVPWLEDKNKPDVIPITFGRQLFVDDFLIEETNLKRTYHEAEKYEGNPVFKPETPFELAPTGADGNQQAVCYLGHGGVFWEPQENLFKMFYTAGWRGGLAVATSPDLINWTRPDLKLAGGNLLLPPGRKAVGGDNSVWLDINAKNPKERIKYLTDRGPHTLQTSDGVKWSDPVPMEKSADYCSIFYNPFRHAWVYSIKQGGPHGRSRYYAESRDFMKGDWKKSVYWTNADRLDEADPKIGDAPQLYSLNAVAYESILLGEFYIHLGPDNKICDEGKFPKITEIKLGFSRDGFHWHRPDRRAFIGASQKDGTYDRGYIHGTTGVCAVIGDKLYFPFTAYSGIAPNGVRGMYTGATVGVATLRRDGFASMDAGDALGNLTTKKVAFNGRHLFVNTDAWALSADILDETGKPIPPFTRENCELVRRSQTCAELKWKGAANLDAVRGKPVKFHFELTRGSLYSFWVSQDGSGASRGYVGAGGPGFTGNTDTVGEKAVPSGR
- a CDS encoding exo-alpha-sialidase, translating into MMLPTSTSRSLALLLASLSMSLLSTPVLLTAANPALVFPAKVPATIAEVNAPVWVGRPPTDAGYGLVRLVNGEIRHYDYGDQVSILLHHQPDHLPKNYIVSLDNGLTWDSKSVAPNHMAADARSPVTNEYVRLLSKEDGVYAIRSKGGMDAQWTMHRIWETPVRSPEIGLTRPAVFIREGKRILVPFTTMRRFEPDFLNQVGAIYSDDEGATWQRSNLVSAPPHKPNGRDKSVRWQNEGYEPTFVELKDGRVWMIFRTSQDTHYESFSENGGATWSEPQPSAFFGTLTMPTIKRLRNGNLLFLWNNTTPLPEFVKNTATAPYLGRANDGQGEDMFNNRDVIHAAISSDDGKTWHGFRELYLNPARNDRRYAETGGIDRSVHQSQAVEVAEGRVLVALGQHWLHRSLVLFNPAWLEEKERSNNFANALEDWSVQGFQRGIRGHCALNRFESCALVPHPDSAEKQALLVKRVADGNAMYANAGAVWNFPAAPAGSFEVRLRLQEKSAGARLSLIDRWLNPTDPSAHTLAMGSLQIKGDGTTNVEGVKLTPGQWHTLTFKWAECIKGAKCEVLIDGQPATGTLSFSRESRHGISYAHFQSAADEGDEGFLIESVRATVTPPPAPPATEPAPAPATTPAPAPAGTPSPAPGTTPAPAPAPTTPPGGTPAPTPAPAAPTPAPATQPAPAPAAPPTTAPSSSPAPAPAPKPAPAPSTTS